A single window of Lentimicrobiaceae bacterium DNA harbors:
- a CDS encoding VanZ family protein has translation MKPAIKKSFFFAYLALITLLSVMPSSNFPKIPLFAHADKVAHFLMYLVFSFLFLWAWQPHIKKTKLLIPLCIVAIWGIFMEIVQKLLTQNRQFEVLDIVANILGGLCGIACWLIYNKIRKSLAKNN, from the coding sequence ATGAAACCCGCTATAAAAAAATCTTTTTTCTTCGCTTATCTTGCGCTTATTACTTTACTTAGCGTAATGCCTTCAAGTAATTTCCCGAAAATACCACTGTTTGCACATGCCGACAAGGTAGCACATTTTTTAATGTACCTAGTATTTTCCTTTTTGTTTTTGTGGGCTTGGCAACCTCATATAAAAAAAACAAAACTACTTATCCCACTATGTATTGTCGCAATTTGGGGAATATTTATGGAAATAGTTCAAAAATTGTTAACTCAAAACCGACAATTTGAAGTTTTAGATATTGTTGCAAATATTTTAGGCGGATTATGCGGAATTGCTTGTTGGCTCATTTATAATAAGATAAGAAAATCACTAGCTAAAAACAATTGA